TCCGCTGTCGCTCTCGGAAGGGCTTCTCGAAGTAGCGTTTGCGCTTCACCGCCTCGATGATCCCATCCTGAGTCAGGAGCCTGAATGTGGGAACAGATTTAATGGAATGggttaaaaaggtaaaacaggCAGAGAAATCTTATATCTATTTTAATATATGTCATTTCtacatttcaaaattaaaaagacatttcaatGTAGCGATTAACATTGATAAAATAAGGCAAACAGTAAATAATGTAATTATTCAAGCATTTTAAATACACACAGCCAAACATCATATCACTCAAAACGTATAAGAAACACATCTGGAAACAATAAGTTAAATCAATTTTATATGAAATTATACAGGTTCTTATACCTTTAAATATTAAGTAAACACGTCTGAATTTCGAGACAGGAAGCAAATAGAAGGTTTAAAACAGGGTTGTTGCAACTAGCTTTGAGGTAAAACGGAACACATAGATTTTATGTGTTGTAATCATGCTGCAACACTCTTCAGCTGCCTTTAATGTGGAgtttgaaactttatttttgatctattttttttatcgtGAAACGTTCAGAGTTCAGATTAGCCTGTAACGGTCGTGTCTACTGCGCAGCCGCAATACCGTGACATTCAGCGGAAGGCTAAAGCTAGCGTTAGCTTCTCCGCTCCGGGCTGTAATCCAAACTGACGTTAAAAAAACAAGCGAAGTtcgtgttttgtttcttttttcatacCTGTTTAAAGTCTTGTACGCCGTATCGACGTCACCATTTTTAACCATCACCGTCCGAGCTACGAAGCGA
The DNA window shown above is from Kryptolebias marmoratus isolate JLee-2015 linkage group LG5, ASM164957v2, whole genome shotgun sequence and carries:
- the mrps21 gene encoding 28S ribosomal protein S21, mitochondrial, whose protein sequence is MSRHLRFVARTVMVKNGDVDTAYKTLNRLLTQDGIIEAVKRKRYFEKPFRERQRKNFENCRRIYHMEMAEKIAFISQTNREDPWLGC